Proteins encoded in a region of the Acidobacteriota bacterium genome:
- the yajC gene encoding preprotein translocase subunit YajC yields the protein MTDFLSLPTVVALASPPQAGQPSIWVQLFPFALMLGVFYLLVLLPMRRRQKKIQEFQNALQVGDKVITTSGIYGQVTKLSDASVQIQIADKVKIEVAKASVGGYQGQDPVVKDSGGL from the coding sequence ATGACTGACTTTTTATCCCTCCCGACCGTCGTTGCCCTGGCCTCTCCGCCCCAGGCGGGGCAGCCGAGCATCTGGGTCCAGCTTTTCCCATTTGCCCTCATGCTGGGCGTGTTTTACCTGCTCGTCCTGTTGCCAATGCGGCGCAGGCAGAAGAAGATTCAGGAGTTCCAGAACGCGCTTCAGGTGGGGGACAAGGTCATTACCACCAGCGGCATCTATGGGCAGGTGACCAAGCTTTCGGACGCCTCTGTGCAGATCCAGATCGCCGACAAGGTCAAGATCGAGGTGGCCAAAGCGTCGGTGGGCGGGTATCAGGGGCAGGATCCGGTGGTCAAGGACTCTGGCGGACTTTAG